TCGCTCTGGCTATCGTCGGGCTGCTACTGCTTATTCCCACCGGAGCCACAGAAACAGCCATCGACCTGGTCGGTGCAGGTTATGCACTGGGGGCCGGGGTCTGCTGGGCGCTGTACATACTCTTCGGACAGAAGGCCGGCGCCGAGAACGGCATTCAGACCGCCGCCCTGGGCGTCATGATTGCCGCTCTCTTTGTTGCACCCATAGGCATAGTCCATGCCGGCGCCGCACTACTGACCCCCTCCCTGATCCCGGTTGCCCTGGGAGTCGCCATCTTGTCCACAGCCCTCCCCTATAGCCTGGAGATGGTTGCCCTGACTCGCATGCCAGCCCGTACCTTCGGCACCCTGATGAGTATCGAGCCCGCTTTCGGCGCGCTTTCCGGCCTATTGTTCCTCCACGAGTACCTGTCCCTGTCCCAGTGGACGGCAATCGCTTGCATCATCCTGGCTTCCGTAGGCGCCACCATGACCATGCGCCGCGAGGCCAAACCAATAGTTGCAGTTGATTGAGATTCAACTCTGGTAATTGGTGCTCATTTAGGCCATGTTTAGCCGGCTACTCAACGTCGCCCAGGGAGTTGCCGGACAGGGATATCGCACACGCAAAAGACGACAAGTAATGCAGTCACACTCGGACGCCAGATCCGGGGCTAGCGATAAGGACGGGGATGAAACGATTTTTGATACTGTTGGCCGTACTTGCAATTGCAGGCTGCGCGGCGACCGCGAAAACCGAAGTCAAACGGGGCAAGAAAGGACTCCACATCAACTGCTCGGGCTTATCTTCTTCCTGGGA
The DNA window shown above is from Pseudomonas protegens CHA0 and carries:
- the rhtA gene encoding threonine/homoserine exporter RhtA yields the protein MNDQPRSLASTLFPVGLLLIAMASIQSGASLAKSMFPIVGAQGTTTLRLIFASIIMLLLLRPWRAKFTTNTLRTVIIYGMALGGMNFLFYMSLRSVPLGIAVALEFTGPLAVAIYASRKAIDFLWIALAIVGLLLLIPTGATETAIDLVGAGYALGAGVCWALYILFGQKAGAENGIQTAALGVMIAALFVAPIGIVHAGAALLTPSLIPVALGVAILSTALPYSLEMVALTRMPARTFGTLMSIEPAFGALSGLLFLHEYLSLSQWTAIACIILASVGATMTMRREAKPIVAVD